A single window of Lynx canadensis isolate LIC74 chromosome C2, mLynCan4.pri.v2, whole genome shotgun sequence DNA harbors:
- the LOC115523115 gene encoding keratin-associated protein 10-7-like isoform X1: protein MAASTLSVCSSDLSYGSRVCLPGASDSCPDSSWQVDDCPESCCEPPCCAPAPCLTLLCGPSSPCQGDCCTPACCKPVCCTPVCCKPVCCTPVCCKPVCCTPVCCEDSPCTTSSCCQPSCCTSSPCQEDCCTPVCCKPVRCTPVCCKPPSPCCRPSSCMSLLCRPVCRPACCTPVCCKPVCCTPVCCKPVCCTPVCCEDSPCSGPSCCQPSPCCRPSSSVSLLCRPVCPRPACCAPASSCCRPASCVSLLCRPACPRPACCGPASGQSCC, encoded by the exons ATGGCCGCGTCCACCCTGTCCGTCTGCTCCAGCGACCTGAGCTATGGCAGCCGCGTCTGCCTGCCCGGGGCCTCGGACTCCTGCCCCGACTCCTCCTGGCAGGTGGACGACTGCCCAGAGAGCTGCTGCGAGCCCCCGTGCTGCGCCCCGGCCCCCTGCCTGACCCTCCTGtgcggcccctcctccccctgccagggAGACTGCTGCACCCCTGCGTGCTGCAAGCCCgtctgctgcacccctgtgtgctgcaagcccgtctgctgcacccctgtgtgctgcAAGCCCGTGTGCTGCACCCCTGTCTGCTGTGAGGACTCCCCCTGCACAACCTCTTCATGCTGCCAGCCGTCCTGTTgcacctcctccccctgccaggaagactgctgcacccctgtgtgctgcAAGCCTGTCCGCTGCACCCCTGTCTGCTGCAAGCCC cccagcccctgctgcagaCCCTCCTCCTGCATGTCCCTGCTCTGCCGCCCCGTGTGCAGGCCCGCCTGCTGCACCCCTGTCTGCTGCAAGCCCGTGtgctgcacccctgtgtgctgTAAGCCCGTCTGCTGCACCCCTGTCTGCTGCGAGGACTCCCCCTGCTCAGGCCcctcctgctgccagcccagcccctgctgcagaCCCTCCTCCAGTGTATCCCTGCTCTGCCGCCCCGTGTGCCCCCGCCCCGCCTGCTgcgcccctgcctcctcctgctgccGCCCGGCCTCCTGCGTGTCCCTGCTCTGTCGCCCCGCGTGCCCCCGCCCTGCCTGCTGCGGCCCCGCCTCAGGCCAGTCCTGCTGCTGA
- the LOC115523115 gene encoding keratin-associated protein 10-7-like isoform X2 has protein sequence MAASTLSVCSSDLSYGSRVCLPGASDSCPDSSWQVDDCPESCCEPPCCAPAPCLTLLCGPSSPCQGDCCTPACCKPVCCTPVCCKPVCCTPVCCKPVCCTPVCCEDSPCTTSSCCQPSCCTSSPCQEDCCTPVCCKPVRCTPVCCKPVCCTPVCCKPVCCTPVCCEDSPCSAPSCCQPSPCCRPSSCMSLLCRPVCRPACCTPVPACCAPASSCCRPASCVSLLCRPACPRPACCGPASGQSCC, from the exons ATGGCCGCGTCCACCCTGTCCGTCTGCTCCAGCGACCTGAGCTATGGCAGCCGCGTCTGCCTGCCCGGGGCCTCGGACTCCTGCCCCGACTCCTCCTGGCAGGTGGACGACTGCCCAGAGAGCTGCTGCGAGCCCCCGTGCTGCGCCCCGGCCCCCTGCCTGACCCTCCTGtgcggcccctcctccccctgccagggAGACTGCTGCACCCCTGCGTGCTGCAAGCCCgtctgctgcacccctgtgtgctgcaagcccgtctgctgcacccctgtgtgctgcAAGCCCGTGTGCTGCACCCCTGTCTGCTGTGAGGACTCCCCCTGCACAACCTCTTCATGCTGCCAGCCGTCCTGTTgcacctcctccccctgccaggaagactgctgcacccctgtgtgctgcAAGCCTGTCCGCTGCACCCCTGTCTGCTGCAAGCCCGTCTGCTGCACCCCTGTCTGCTGCAAGCCCGTGtgctgcacccctgtgtgctgcGAGGACTCCCCCTGCTCAGCCCcctcctgctgccagcccagcccctgctgcagaCCCTCCTCCTGCATGTCCCTGCTCTGCCGCCCCGTGTGCAGGCCCGCCTGCTGCACCCCTGT CCCCGCCTGCTgcgcccctgcctcctcctgctgccGCCCGGCCTCCTGCGTGTCCCTGCTCTGTCGCCCCGCGTGCCCCCGCCCTGCCTGCTGCGGCCCCGCCTCAGGCCAGTCCTGCTGCTGA